The Limosilactobacillus panis DNA segment CCGGAGGAAATTGGTGCCGAAATGGACATGCCAACTGAAAAGGTCCGGAACATCTTGAAGATTGCCCAGGAACCAGTTTCATTGGAAACGCCAATCGGTGAAGAGGACGACTCCCACCTGGGTGACTTTATCGAAGACCAAGATGCTACTAGTCCAGCTGACCATGCCGCCTACGAAATGATGAAGAAACAGTTGGAAAACGTCTTGGATACGTTAACTGACCGGGAAGAAAACGTCTTACGACTGCGGTTTGGCCTTGATGATGGTCGAACCCGGACCCTTGAGGAAGTGGGAAAGGTCTTTGGCGTTACTCGTGAACGGATTCGGCAGATTGAAGCCAAGGCCTTACGGAAGCTCCGTCACCCATCCCGTTCTAAGCAGCTAAAGGACTTCCTGGAATAAGCTGTCCTAGTTAATATATACGTAAAATAATTAAGCAGCTGTCTAAATAGTTGAAAATACTACTACATGAGCCTTCAGTTTTCAGATTTTTCTGAACTGAAGGCTTATTTTGTGTTGGTAGGCGGCAAGGTAAACTAGTGATCTAATCCTCGTTCATTTTTAAACTAAGATTAGAATATTGTTAGAAAATCCTTGACGCTTTTTTCACATAATATTAGAATTAAAGCAAGTTGTTTATAGTTTATTTTACAAAAGGAGAACGAATATGCCTGAATTATCATCAGATCTTTATGGTACCGTTAGTCATAAGTTGAACGCTTTGAAGCCCTCGGGGATTCGGGCATTCAATAAGGAAGTCTCTAAGATTCCGGGAATTATTAAGTTGACAATCGGAGAACCCGATTTCAACGTACCGGAACACGTTAAGCAGGCGGCTATTAAGAGTATTGAAAATAACGATTCCCACTACGCACCACAGGCCGGGAAGCCGGAGTTGCTGCAGGCGATTAGTAATTATGTCCAAAAGACGCGCCAGGTAAATTACAACCCGGATAACGAAGTTGTGGTCACGGTTGGGGCAACTGAAGCCCTTGACTCGACCTTCTTCGCGCTTTTCAATACTGGTGATAAGGTAATTGTTCCAACCCCAACCTTTGCCCTTTACTTCCCGTTGATTTCAATGACGGGAGCTACCGGGGTCCAAGTTGATACCTCTGCTGATAATTTTGTTCTGACCCCCGAACGGTTAGAAAAGACTATCGAAAAGGAGGGTGATGGTGTCAAGGCCGTCTTACTGAATTACCCGAATAACCCAACCGGTCGTGAATATCCAAAGGAAGTTCTGGAGGGGTTAGCAAAGGTAATTGCAAAGCACCACCTCTATGTAATTGCAGATGAAATTTACAGCGAATTAGTTTACGATGTACAACACTATTCAATCGCATCAATTATTCCAGAACGGACAATTCTGATTTCAGGGCTCTCAAAGTCACATGCCATGACCGGTTACCGGATTGGTTATGTTGCCGCTCCGGCAAAGATTGCGAAGAAGATCTTGCAGATGCACGAATACCTGGTTACGACAGTTACGGACAACACCCAGGTAGCGGCTGCTGAAGCCCTTACGAATGGTCTGGATGATCCAATTGCCTTTCGGAAGGCATACCAACGCAGGCGGGACATGATTATTGCCGGGC contains these protein-coding regions:
- a CDS encoding aminotransferase class I/II-fold pyridoxal phosphate-dependent enzyme is translated as MPELSSDLYGTVSHKLNALKPSGIRAFNKEVSKIPGIIKLTIGEPDFNVPEHVKQAAIKSIENNDSHYAPQAGKPELLQAISNYVQKTRQVNYNPDNEVVVTVGATEALDSTFFALFNTGDKVIVPTPTFALYFPLISMTGATGVQVDTSADNFVLTPERLEKTIEKEGDGVKAVLLNYPNNPTGREYPKEVLEGLAKVIAKHHLYVIADEIYSELVYDVQHYSIASIIPERTILISGLSKSHAMTGYRIGYVAAPAKIAKKILQMHEYLVTTVTDNTQVAAAEALTNGLDDPIAFRKAYQRRRDMIIAGLTKAGFEMATPQGAFYIFAKIPQFFGMDDEKFARNLAKEAKVGVTPGSAFGAGGQGYIRLSYASSDEDIKEALRRISEYVKQLS